One genomic segment of Drosophila melanogaster chromosome 3R includes these proteins:
- the CG31051 gene encoding uncharacterized protein, isoform A: MEDSGIDSEDRQSNIYEDGAAGLLKTASGAPKHMSDLEFEVAFRGAGKVYAPTTIEIDEEEEATAGSGRGHEPPNTCRILQRKLELKVERARRNYTQFQAEQATKTQSSTLIPINRLPIPGEPEHKPLVDYKSESSDEAEEISFFPAQLKRSKRRQQNHELTDTFSIQEMTIDSDLESDDSAGTQNLELLLPSMKTTILDKFKGCFGCWRRR; this comes from the exons atgGAGGATAGCGGCATCGATAGCGAGGACAGACAATCCAACATCTACGAGGATGGGGCTGCGGGACTCTTG AAAACGGCCAGCGGAGCACCCAAACATATGTCAGATCTGGAGTTTGAGGTGGCATTCAGGGGTGCCGGCAAGGTCTATGCCCCCACGACCATAGAAATCGATGAAGAGGAGGAAGCGACCGCAGGAAGCGGTCGAGGCCACGAGCCACCCAACACCTGCCGCATACTGCAGCGCAAACTGGAGCTGAAGGTCGAGCGGGCCCGGCGGAACTACACTCAGTTTCAGGCGGAGCAG GCTACCAAGACGCAGTCGTCCACTCTGATACCAATCAACCGTCTACCCATTCCTGGCGAGCCGGAACACAAGCCACTGGTGGACTACAAATCCGAGAGTAGCGACGAGGCCGAGGAGATCTCCTTCTTTCCGGCCCAGCTGAAGCGGTCCAAGCGCCGCCAGCAGAACCACGAACTGACTGACACCTTCAGCATACAGGAGATGACCATTGACTCGGATCTGGAGTCGGACGACAGTGCTGGCACCCAGAACCTCGAGCTCCTGCTGCCCTCCATGAAGACGACCATTCTGGACAAGTTTAAGGGATGCTTCGGATGCTGGCGGCGCAGGTAA
- the CG31051 gene encoding uncharacterized protein, isoform B: MEDSGIDSEDRQSNIYEDGAAGLLKTASGAPKHMSDLEFEVAFRGAGKVYAPTTIEIDEEEEATAGSGRGHEPPNTCRILQRKLELKVERARRNYTQFQAEQYATYSQATKTQSSTLIPINRLPIPGEPEHKPLVDYKSESSDEAEEISFFPAQLKRSKRRQQNHELTDTFSIQEMTIDSDLESDDSAGTQNLELLLPSMKTTILDKFKGCFGCWRRR; the protein is encoded by the exons atgGAGGATAGCGGCATCGATAGCGAGGACAGACAATCCAACATCTACGAGGATGGGGCTGCGGGACTCTTG AAAACGGCCAGCGGAGCACCCAAACATATGTCAGATCTGGAGTTTGAGGTGGCATTCAGGGGTGCCGGCAAGGTCTATGCCCCCACGACCATAGAAATCGATGAAGAGGAGGAAGCGACCGCAGGAAGCGGTCGAGGCCACGAGCCACCCAACACCTGCCGCATACTGCAGCGCAAACTGGAGCTGAAGGTCGAGCGGGCCCGGCGGAACTACACTCAGTTTCAGGCGGAGCAG TATGCAACCTACTCACAGGCTACCAAGACGCAGTCGTCCACTCTGATACCAATCAACCGTCTACCCATTCCTGGCGAGCCGGAACACAAGCCACTGGTGGACTACAAATCCGAGAGTAGCGACGAGGCCGAGGAGATCTCCTTCTTTCCGGCCCAGCTGAAGCGGTCCAAGCGCCGCCAGCAGAACCACGAACTGACTGACACCTTCAGCATACAGGAGATGACCATTGACTCGGATCTGGAGTCGGACGACAGTGCTGGCACCCAGAACCTCGAGCTCCTGCTGCCCTCCATGAAGACGACCATTCTGGACAAGTTTAAGGGATGCTTCGGATGCTGGCGGCGCAGGTAA